From the genome of Phycicoccus duodecadis:
CGCCGTCCTCGACGAGCGCGCCGAGGAGCTCGCGCAGCTCGAGTCCCGCCAGGCCGGTAAGCCCATCCGCCTGGCCCGCGAGTTCGACGTGCCCGGCACCGTCGACAACACCGCCTTCTTCGGCGCCGCCGCGCGGCGCCTCGACGGGATGGCCAGCGGCGAGTACTCGGCCGACCACACCTCCAGCATCCGGCGCGAGCCCCTCGGCGTCGTCGGGTCCATCGCCCCGTGGAACTACCCCCTGCAGATGGCCGCCTGGAAGGTGCTGCCGGCGGTGGCTGCGGGCAACACCATCGTGCTCAAGCCGGCCGAGATCACCCCGCTCACGGCGCTGGTGTTCGCGGAGGCCTTCACCGCCGCCGGCGCCCCGCCCGGGGTCTTCAACGTGGTCACCGGCACCGGGGCGGTGGCGGGGCAGCATCTCGTGGGCCACCCGGACGTCGTCATGACCTCGTTCACCGGCTCCACCGCCGTCGGCCGGCAGGTGATGGCCACCGCCGCTCTCACCGGCAAGCGGGTGCACCTCGAGCTCGGCGGCAAGGCGCCGTTCGTGGTCTTCGACGACGCCGACCTCGAGGCCGCGGTGCACGGGGCCGTGGCCGCCTCGCTCATCAACACCGGTCAGGACTGCACGGCCGCCACCCGCGCCATCGTGCACCGCTCGCTGTACGACGCGTTCGTGCGCGGCGTCGCCGACCTGATGGCGGCGGTGCGGATGGGCCCCACGCCCGACCCCGCCACCGACCTGGGCCCGCTCAGCTCGCGGCGCCACCTCGAGAAGGTGGCCGGCATGGTCGAGCGCGCCCGCGGCTACGCGCGGGTCGTCACCGGCGGCGCCGCCCCCACGGGCGACCTGGCCCGCGGCTGCTACTACGCGCCGACGCTGGTGGCCGACGTGCCCATCGGGTCCGAGCTGTGGACCGACGAGGTGTTCGGGCCGGTGCTGGCCGTGGTGCCGTTCGACACCGACGACGAGGCCATCGCGCTGGCCAACGACACCGCGTACGGCCTGGCCGCCTCGGCGTGGACCCGGGACACCTACCGGGCCGGCCGGGCCGCACGCGAGATCGCGGCCGGTTGTGTCTGGGTGAACGACCACATCCCGATCATCAGCGAGATGCCCCATGGTGGGTACAAGCACTCCGGCTTCGGCAAGGACATGTCGGCGTACTCGTTCGAGGAGTACACGCAGGTCAAGCACGTCATGCACGACCTCACCGGCCAGGCGCACAAGCCCTGGCACCGCACCATCTTCACCCTGCCGGGCTGACCCGGACCGACCGAGAGGACCCCGACGATGACCGAGTTCGCCGCCCCGACCATCACCCCCGACCCCGCGAAGGGCGCCCGGGTGGCGCAGGAGGACCGGGCGCACGTGTTCCATTCGTGGTCGGCGCAGGCTCAGATCAGTCCGTTGCCGATCGCGGGGGCGTCGGGGAGTCATTTCTGGGACTTCGAGGGGAAGCGGTACCTGGACTTCTCGAGCCAGCTGGTGAACGTCAACATCGGCTACCAGCATCCGAAGCTGGTCGCGGCGATCCAGGAGGCCGCGGCCCGGCAGTGCACCATCGCGCCGAGCTTCGCGGACGAGTCGCGTTCGGAGGCGGCGCGGATGATCGCCGAGCGCGCGCCGGGAAGCCTGGACAAGGTGTTCTTCACCAACGGCGGCGCCGAGGCCACCGAGAACGCGATGCGGATGGCGAAGCTGCACACCGGGCGGAACAAGGTGCTGACCACGTACCGCAGCTACCACGGCGCCACCGCGGGCTCGATCGCCGCGACGGGTGACCCGCGCCGCTGGGCCAACGAGCCGGGGGTGGCGGGGATCGTGCACTTCTGGGGCCCGTACCCGTACCGGTCGCCGTTCCACTCCGCCGACGCCGCGCAGGAGTGCGAGCGGGCGTTGCAGCACCTGCGCGAGACGATCATGGTCGAGGGCGCGCACACGATCGCGGCGATCATGCTCGAGACCGTCGTCGGGACCAACGGGATCCTGGTGCCGCCGGAGGGGTACCTGGCCGGGGTCCGCGAGATCTGTGACGAGCACGGCATCGTGTACATCGCCGACGAGGTGATGGCCGGGTTCGGGCGGTGCGGTGAGTGGTTCGCGGTCGACCACTGGGGGGTGGTGCCGGACCTGATCTGCTTCGCCAAGGGCGTGAACTCCGGGTACGTGCCGCTCGGTGGGGTGGTGATCTCGGCCGAGATCGCGGCCACGTTCGACGAGCGGGTCTTCCCGGGCGGGCTGACGTACTCGGGGCACCCGTTGGCGTGCGCGTCGGCGGTGGCCTCGATGCGGATCTTCGACGAGGAGGGCATCCTGGAGAACGTCCGCAAGGTCGCCGACACCGTCATCGCACCCCGCCTGGCCGAGATCGCCGACAAGCACCCCAGTGTGGGCGAGGTGCGCGGGCTGGGGTTCTTCTGGGCGCTGGACCTGGTGCGCGACCCCGAGACCCGCGAGCCGCTGGTGCCCTACAACGCCTCCGGGCCCGCCGCGGCCCCGATGACCGAGCTCGCCGCCGCCTGCAAGGCCGAAGGGCTCTGGCCGTTCACCCACTTCAACCGCACCCACGTGGTCCCCCCGTGCACGACCACCGCCGAGGAGATGGCCGAAGGCCTCGACATCCTCGACCGCGCCCTCGACGTCACCGACCGCCACGTCACCGGCTGAGACCCCACTTTCTCGCCCGGTGCGGGAACCTTCAGCGAGGCACCGCAACGGTAGGGGT
Proteins encoded in this window:
- a CDS encoding gamma-aminobutyraldehyde dehydrogenase, which gives rise to MHQYIDGARRAATSGESFDVLDPSTDETLETLTLAGPADVDAAVASAKAAFGEWSRATPAERAAVLTRAAAVLDERAEELAQLESRQAGKPIRLAREFDVPGTVDNTAFFGAAARRLDGMASGEYSADHTSSIRREPLGVVGSIAPWNYPLQMAAWKVLPAVAAGNTIVLKPAEITPLTALVFAEAFTAAGAPPGVFNVVTGTGAVAGQHLVGHPDVVMTSFTGSTAVGRQVMATAALTGKRVHLELGGKAPFVVFDDADLEAAVHGAVAASLINTGQDCTAATRAIVHRSLYDAFVRGVADLMAAVRMGPTPDPATDLGPLSSRRHLEKVAGMVERARGYARVVTGGAAPTGDLARGCYYAPTLVADVPIGSELWTDEVFGPVLAVVPFDTDDEAIALANDTAYGLAASAWTRDTYRAGRAAREIAAGCVWVNDHIPIISEMPHGGYKHSGFGKDMSAYSFEEYTQVKHVMHDLTGQAHKPWHRTIFTLPG
- a CDS encoding aspartate aminotransferase family protein, giving the protein MTEFAAPTITPDPAKGARVAQEDRAHVFHSWSAQAQISPLPIAGASGSHFWDFEGKRYLDFSSQLVNVNIGYQHPKLVAAIQEAAARQCTIAPSFADESRSEAARMIAERAPGSLDKVFFTNGGAEATENAMRMAKLHTGRNKVLTTYRSYHGATAGSIAATGDPRRWANEPGVAGIVHFWGPYPYRSPFHSADAAQECERALQHLRETIMVEGAHTIAAIMLETVVGTNGILVPPEGYLAGVREICDEHGIVYIADEVMAGFGRCGEWFAVDHWGVVPDLICFAKGVNSGYVPLGGVVISAEIAATFDERVFPGGLTYSGHPLACASAVASMRIFDEEGILENVRKVADTVIAPRLAEIADKHPSVGEVRGLGFFWALDLVRDPETREPLVPYNASGPAAAPMTELAAACKAEGLWPFTHFNRTHVVPPCTTTAEEMAEGLDILDRALDVTDRHVTG